From the Candidatus Zixiibacteriota bacterium genome, one window contains:
- a CDS encoding histidine phosphatase family protein — MKTLYLVRHAEAVGKGNAIPDFERSLTPKGIKSVRAVARRLAKRDIRPDQIVSSPANRALETAHIFAKTFEYPLEQVVLKSALYDDQRIPTLLEVLRGLDESVESALLCGHDPLFTEAAGALIEGFDKSLPKGAVVGMSVEGNEWASVMPGRGRFILYDYPMSKTELQKRHKVLRRRLTESMVAELLTVLDSVDPIAAKAIRDYTTKACRRVASRFVLTAGHAALMPMIVTPATPPKDAATTASA, encoded by the coding sequence ATGAAGACGCTGTACCTTGTTCGGCACGCTGAAGCGGTCGGAAAAGGGAATGCGATTCCCGATTTCGAGCGTTCGCTGACGCCCAAAGGAATCAAGTCGGTGCGCGCGGTCGCACGCCGTCTGGCCAAACGTGACATCCGTCCCGATCAGATCGTGTCGAGTCCGGCCAATCGCGCGCTGGAGACGGCGCACATCTTCGCGAAGACCTTCGAGTATCCCCTCGAGCAAGTCGTCCTGAAATCGGCGCTCTATGACGACCAACGCATTCCGACGCTTCTGGAAGTTTTGCGCGGACTCGACGAGAGCGTCGAGTCCGCCTTGCTGTGCGGTCACGACCCACTGTTCACGGAGGCAGCCGGTGCGTTGATCGAAGGATTCGACAAATCATTGCCCAAAGGCGCCGTCGTGGGGATGTCGGTCGAGGGCAACGAGTGGGCATCGGTGATGCCCGGCAGGGGACGCTTCATTCTGTACGACTATCCCATGTCCAAAACCGAACTGCAAAAAAGACACAAAGTGCTTCGCCGCCGGCTGACCGAGAGCATGGTCGCTGAGCTGCTTACCGTGCTCGATTCCGTCGACCCGATCGCGGCGAAAGCGATTCGCGATTACACGACCAAAGCATGCCGGCGGGTGGCAAGCAGGTTTGTCCTGACAGCCGGGCACGCGGCGCTGATGCCGATGATCGTGACTCCCGCGACCCCGCCCAAAGACGCCGCGACAACGGCGTCTGCCTGA